A genomic segment from Gracilinanus agilis isolate LMUSP501 chromosome 1, AgileGrace, whole genome shotgun sequence encodes:
- the LOC123246169 gene encoding LOW QUALITY PROTEIN: DNA endonuclease RBBP8-like (The sequence of the model RefSeq protein was modified relative to this genomic sequence to represent the inferred CDS: inserted 1 base in 1 codon; deleted 2 bases in 2 codons; substituted 1 base at 1 genomic stop codon) codes for MNVPASSCGSPSSAEIVSDFKDLWAKLKECHDKEVQXDAQRLEEFFTKNQQLREQQKALRDTIKVLEDQLRAGLCDHCAVTKEHMRKKQQEFENIRQQNLKLITELMNDKNALQEENKKLSEQLHQKIEKKWHQVAEPEEEIIPDSPILTFSLPGLNRLRRKKENPHVRYIEQANTDLEHLLCTNKFAKGLKCSTQLQQSHYENEILVADTCDQTLSTMTNTQETNNYPIDKSSFNLAAVVAETLGLGVQEESDSXSALNSLSEDLHHQQEAEPKKQTFQEPTKNIEDGLRFSVSSPRTPPEVDWTAQASSPVLGAASTLKNGLSLNTSLSPSLLEAGKKFHLKTNHFSNNCNSRPQKPRSKPEDTSLVTCLNLGSQASTVIDHSSSIKQVFVRKNIDESISTKVGTDTKDEDIEKNDLFVPLKPLGGRGTKRKKAEEESEHCPPTSFDKENAFPFRGDIHPSVNGDSVIDKPLDLSDRFSAIHHQEKGQGNEVTDAYEPIKVKGRMGHGDCELASVLQLNPCRVTKAQTLQDEQDKSALENIQWSIDPAADLSQYKMDIIVIDTKDQSRLGGETMDMDCKLITETVLLKIKKQEQKGEKSPKQERKMNDSLAELFDQTTYEEYESYLANSSPLCEQEENLHVEDDELSVATKKLNSHEDIPDKVKQKAFEEPYFKDDEKKTTLQNFPHIEVVRKKEERRKLLGHTCKECEIYYTDIPEEREKKLASCSRHRFRYIPPNRTENFWEVGFPSTQTCVDRGYIKEDLDPCPHPKRQQPYNAMFSPKGKEQKT; via the exons ATGAATGTTCCTGCAAGTAGTTGTGGAAGTCCCAGTTCTGCAGAAATAGTCAGTGACTTTAAAGATCTCTGGgcaaaactgaaggaatgtcatGACAAAGAAGTAC GAGATGCACAAAGATTGGAAGAGTTTTTTACTAAAAATCAACAACTGAGAGAACAACAGAAAGCTCTTCGTGATACCATTAAGGTTTTGGAAGATCAGTTAAGAGCAGGGTTGTGCGACCACTGTGCAGTGACCAAAGAACACATGAGGAAAAAACAACAAGAATTTGAAAATATTCGACAGCAAAATCTTAAACTTATCACTGAACTTATGAATGATAAGAATGCCttacaagaagaaaacaaaaaactttcaGAGCAACTACAtcagaaaattgaaaagaaatggCATCAAGTAGCAGAGCCTGAGGAGGAAATTATTCCTGATTCACCTATATTGACTTTCTCACTTCCTGGCCTTAACCGTTTGCGAAGAAAGAAGGAGAACCCACATGTCCGATATATAGAGCAAGCAAATACTGATTTGGAGCACCTTCTGTGTACAAACAAATTTGCAAAAGGTCTAAAGTGTTCGACTCAACTGCAGCAAAGCCACTATGAAAATGAAATTCTTGTAGCAGACACTTGTGATCAAACATTATCAACTATGACCAATACCCAAGAAACC AACAATTATCCCATTGATAAGTCGTCTTTTAATTTAGCTGCTGTAGTTGCTGAAACACTGGGACTTGGTGTTCAAGAAGAATCTGACTCTTAAAGTGCTTTGAATTCTCTCAGTGAAGACCTGCACCATCAGCAGGAAGCAGAGCCAAAGAAACAAACTTTTCAAGAACccacaaaaaatattgaagatgGTTTAAGATTTTCAGTTTCTTCTCCAAGGACTCCACCAGAAGTTGACTGGACTGCTCAGGCATCTTCTCCTGTTTTGGgggctgcttctactctgaaaaATGGCTTAAGTTTGAACACAAGCTTGTCCCCTTCTCTTTTAGAGGCTGGGAAAAAGTTCCATCTCAAAACAAACCATTTTAGCAATAATTGTAATTCTAGGCCACAAAAACCTAGATCAAAACCTGAAGACACCAGCCTCGTTACATGCCTTAATCTTGGTTCTCAAGCAAGCACTGTTATTGATCATTCTTCTTCCATTAAACAAGTGTTTGTGAGAAAGAATATAGATGAGTCAATAAGTACAAAAGTTGGGACTGATACAAAAGATgaagatattgaa aaaaatgatctttttgTGCCATTGAAACCATTGGGAGGCAGAGGAACCAAAAGAAAGAAGGCTGAAGAAGAAAGTGAACATTGCCCCCCAACCTCTTTTGATAAAGAAAATGCTTTTCCTTTCCGAGGAGATATTCATCCTTCTGTCAATGGAGACTCTGTAATAGATAAGCCCCTAGATCTATCTGATCGATTTTCAGCTATCCACCATCAAGAAAAAGGCCAAGGAAATGAGGTTACTGATGCTTATGAGCCAATAAAAGTGAAAGGTAGGATGGGACATGGAGATTGTGAacttgcctcagttcttcaatTAAATCCTTGTAGAGTAACTAAAGCACAAACTTTGCAAGATGAGCAAGATAAATCAGCCTTAGAAAATATCCAGTGGAGTATAGATCCAGCAGCAGATCTTTCTcaatataaaatggatattatTGTAATTGATACAAAGGATCAATCAAGATTAGGAGGCGAGACTATGGACATGGATTGTAAGTTGATTACTGAAActgtccttttaaaaatcaagaagcaagagcagaagggagagaaaagtccaaagcaagaaagaaaaatgaatgatagCTTAGCTGAATTGTTTGATCAGACAACATATGAAGAATATGAATCCTATTTGGCAAATTCTTCTCCACTATGTGAGCAAGAAGAAAATCTCCATGTAGAAGATGATGAATTATCAGTTGCTACAAAGAAACTAAACAGCCATGAAGATATACCTGATAAAGTCAAACAAAAAGCATTTGAGGAGCCTTactttaaagatgatgaaaaaaagaCCACATTACAAAATTTCCCTCATATTGAGGTGGTacggaaaaaagaagagaggagaaaattacTTGGACACACTTGTAAAGAATGTGAAATTTATTATACAGATattccagaagaaagagaaaagaagctaGCCTCCTGTTCAAGACACCGATTCCGCTATATTCCTCCTAATAGAACTGAAAATTTCTGGGAAGTTGGGTTTCCTTCAACTCAGACTTGTGTTGACAGAGGGTACATTAAGGAAGACCTTGATCCTTGTCCACATCCCAAAAGGCAGCAACCTTACAATGCAATGTTTTCTCCAAAAGGCAAAGAACAGAAGACATAG